Within Thermus sp. CCB_US3_UF1, the genomic segment CCCCTGCTCGCTCTCGTAGGGGCGATTGACGCGCGCAATCGCTTGCAACAGCACGTGGTCGCGCATCGGTTTGTCCAGGTACATGCAGTAGAGGATGGGCGCATCGTAGCCGGTGAGCAGCTTCTCGGTGACGATGAAGATCTGGGGATTCTCGCCGGGCTTGCGAAAAGCTTGGCGCAGGCGGCGCTCTGCGTCTTCGCTCAGGTGGTAACGCTTCAGATGCGCAGGGTCGTTGTGCCCAGCGCTGATGACCACGGCGCTCCACTCGGAAGGCAGATGACGGTCCAGCGCTTCCTTGTAAAGCACACAGCCCTCGCGGTCGGGGGCGACGAGGAACGCCTTGTACCCCATTGGCTGCACATACTGCTTGAAGTGATCCGCTACGAAGGCGGCGATCTTCGCCACGCGCTCGGGGTTTTTGAGCATGTTCGTGAGCGTGACGGCGCGGTCCAGCACGCGGTTGATCTCTTCGATGTCGGCGACGCCCTCTAGCTCGGCGGCTGCCCAGAATTCGCGCTCCATCGCCTCGCGGTCGGCGATCAGGTCGTTCGGTGCGAGCTGGTAATGTAGCGGGACGGTTGTGCCATCCTCGATGGACTCGCGGATGGAGTACTTGTCCAGGTAGCCCTGCGGGTCATCGGTGCCGAAGGTCTTGAAGGTGCCTTTGCCGTGTGCAGTGCGGTCGATTGGCGTGCCGGTGAAGCCGATGAAAGTTGCGTTGGGCAACGCACCCATCAGGTAGTTGCCCAGATCGCCGCCAGTGGAGCGGTGCGCTTCGTCCACTAAGACGAACACGTTGTGCCGCGTGCACAGATCCGCCGGCATGTCGTCGAACTTGTGAATCATCGAAACGATTATGCCGCGCGTGTCGGCAGCGAGCAGCTCGCGCAGGTGGCGCTTGGAGAGCGCCAAGTGCACGCGGCTGAAGCCGATCGCCTCCAGGTTCTGGAAAAGCTGCTGCTCCAGCTCGTTGCGGTCCACGATGAGCAACACCGTGGGGTTCTCAAAGCGAGGGTCCTCCAGCAATCGGCGGGCGATGGTGAGCATGGTGTAGGTTTTGCCCGAGCCTTGCGTGTGCCAGATCAAGCCGCGACGTTTCTGCGGGTCGTGCGCACGCGCCAGCACGCGCTCGGTGGCGCGCATTTGGTGCGGACGCAGTACCACCTTAGTTAGCTCTCCGTCCTTGCGAGCAAAGAGGATGTACTCGGTCAGCACGCGCATCACACGGCGCGGAGCAAGAAAGGATTTGACCAGCGTTTCAAAGTCGCCGCTCCCATGCTCCTCCCGCCAGTTGAACAGCATCTTGCGCGAGAGCGACCAGGTGGCACCGTAGAAGAACTGCACCAGATGCGTCAGCGCGAACAGTTGCAGGTGCACCAACAGATCCGGCGCCTCGGCGTGATAGCGGCGAATTTGGTCGAACGCCTCGGCGATGCCCTCCAGCCGCGTGGCGGCTTTGGTTTCGATCACCAGCACAGGGATGCCGTTGATGAAAAAGACGACATCCGCGCGAATGCGCCGCGCTCCACTTCGGAACACGAACTCGTCGGTGACGTGAAAGCGGTTGTCCTCTGGGCGATCAGGGTCCAGCAGGCGCAGGTTGCGCTCGCGGCGGTCGGCTTCCACGAAGATTGTCTTCAGCCCCTTGAGGTACTCCCACGCCTCGCGGTTGCCTTCAATATCAGCGCGCAGCGCCTGCAGGCGGCGCACCACCTCTTCGGCCTTGGTGGCATGGGTCACCACGCCGGGGTTGAGGCGTTGGAGCTGCTCCACCAGTACTGCGTGCAAGAAGGGTTTGTCCTCGCCACTGCGCAGGCGCAGAGCTTCATCTGGCGGCACGTATGTCCAGCCCGCCTCAGTGGCGTAACGGAGAAGCGGGTTCTGGACGGTGCGGCGTTCGGAAGAGATGCTCATAGCGAACGCTCCTCTATGGTAGGGGTTGCTGCGCGCAGCGTTTGATCGCCATGGCTGGCAAACTTAGCAATAAACTCAGCTGGTAGCCGGCGTCGAGCGGTCATCAGCTCGTGCAGGAGCGTGCGGAAGAGCGCCTCCAGCGCGTGCACGTGCGCCTCCTCCGCCTGGATGCGCTGATCCACCGCCTGCAGCATGCGCGCAATCTCCCGCTGCTCGGGGAGGGGTGGAAGAGGGATTAGGTAATTTTCCAGATCATGCCGCTTAAGGCTGGGGAGTGTAGTCCTGGCATGTTCCCCAGACAAAGGGTTGAGACTTACAAATCCAAAAACAAACCACACATCAACTGGTTTTTTCCAAATCAAATAGTAAGTCGTGTCTGAAGGCCAACAAGCTTGTTCAACCAGCCAAACTTGACCTGCTGTTCCTTTTCTTCCGATGACAAGCGTCGGGAATTCCACAAGAGGTGCATCTGCCCAGCCGTAGATACCACCTGAGCCGATAACTGGAATCTCACCTTCAGCTTTTGGTTTTGCCCTGCCGTATTTGACTTCTGCCACCTCCCCCAGCCTCACCACCTGCCAGTGGGCGGGGAGGGGACCGAGTTCGGTGTCGCGTAGGGGCACGTGCTCGGCAGCATCGATGGGCACCGGTCCATACGTGAACAGGTGGCGCATGAGGCTTTTTTTCAGCGCCCGTAGCGCCTCCACGACGCGCTCGCCCGCCTCCTTAGCGGCTTGCACCGTCCGCAGCACATGCGCAATCGCCCGCTGCTCGGTGAGAGGGGGGAAGGGGATAGGAATATTCTCAAAGTTTGACTTATGCAGGATTGGAACGGTTGTCATTCTTGCTCTGCTTCTCAACACATCGGTTTCATGCATCAGAGCGTAAGCAAGAAACCAGTTGTCGCAACCGAAGGGAATAACGGCGTTGATTTGTTGGTTCGTAGTAGCAAGTTCAGCCTCTACGATACCAATTTTGCCTATGTAACCAATGCAGCTCACCAGAACTGCACCCCTTGGTAGGGGCTTTGCATGCTGAAGACCCTCTTCTGTGATGGATCTCTCCGAATGTCTGATTGGCTTTCCTTGAAGGTCAACAGGTGTGATGAACGGAATATGGCCGTTCCAAAATCTAGCCTGTGAAGTGGGTGGAGTGCGACCTGTTATAACCTTCCCCACCTCCCCCAACCGTACCACTTGCCACTCCTCCGGCAATGGGCCGAGTTCGGTCATGCGGTAGCCATCGGGCAGGGTATCCGGGTTCGTGCACCTCATCGCAGTCCCAGTTGTTGCAGTACGGCTTGGAGCGCACGTTCAGCTTCGGCGCGTTCTTCTTCCGCTTCCTCCAGTCGCACGAGTGCTTCCTCCAACGGCAGCACTTCTTCGCTGCCGCTGATGCTCACATAGCGGCTGGGCGAGAGGTTGTAGTCATTGCGCGCCGCCTCCTCGCGGGTGATGATGGCATGGAGGGGCGCATCACGATTCGCCCCCGCGGGATCGCCCCACGCATGGTAGATGCTGGCAATGGTCTCGATGTGCTCCTCCGTCAGGTAGTTCTTGGGTCTGCCCTTGGCGAAGAGCTGGCTGGCGTTGATGAGCAAGATTTGGCCTGGGTAGCGCTTGCGGCGGTTGACGACGATGATCACGCCCGGCGCGGTAGTGTTGTAAAAGAGGTTCTCCGGGAGCAGGATGACCGCCTCGATGAGATCGGCTTCCACGAACGCTTTACGGATGTCGCGCTCGCGGTTGGAGCCCTGGTTGCCGCTGCCGCGCGAAACGGCACCCGTGTCGAGCACAACTGCCATGCGCCCGCGCTCATTGAGCGAGGCAAGCATGTGCTGCAGCCAGCCCCAATCAGCGGATGAGCTTGGCGGGGCGCCGTAGCAGAAACGGTTGTAGGGGTCGTTTTTGTAGAGCTCTTGCGGGAACTTCTGGTTCCACATCGGATTTGCCACCACCAGGTCGAAGGTCTGCAAACCCCCCCCTTGGCCTTTAAACGCCGGCTGGCGCATGGTGTCGCCGATGCGGATATCGGCTTGGATGTCGTGGATGACAGCGTTCATGCGCGCGATGGCGAAGGTGGCGGGGTTGATCTCCTGCCCAAAGACGTGCAGGGGTGCTATATTGGTCGGTAGCTTCAGCCGGCCATTCTCCTGCTTCCCAAACCGCTCGAGAAGCCGCAGGTGACACTTGATGAGCAAACCCCCAGAGCCGCAGGTGGGGTCGTAGACCATCATACCCGGCTCGGGCTCCAGCAGGCGTGCCATGAGTACGCCCACCTCGCGCGGCGTGTAGAACTCGCCGGCAGACTGCCCTTGGTCTTCGGCGAACTTGCGTAGCAGATACTCATAGGCGCGACCAAGGATATCGGGTTCTACGTCCCCTAAGCCTAGGCGGTAACGCGAAAGGACGTTGATGAGGCGAGCTAGGTATTCATCGGGCACGATGCGTTGTCCCGCGGCTGTAGCGTTAAAGTCCACGATGTCAATCACACCAGCAAGGACAGGGTTTTCCCGTGCTAATGCGCGAACGGCATCGGTGAGGTATTCTCCAAGATGGCTCGTTTGCCGGCGAACTGTTTCCCAGCGAGCATTTTCGGGTATGTAAAAGCGTACTAAGGTGACCTTCCCATGTGCACGTTCTTGTTCCACAAGGTTCTGCGCCACGTCTATGCCACCAAACTCCACGGCGAGGCTGCGCAGCTCATCTTCAAAGACGTCCGATAGACGCTTGAGGAAGATCAAAGGCAGAATATAGTCTTTGAACTTGGGCGCGTCCACAGGACCGCGGATAGCGCAGGCAGCCTCCCATAACCAGTTCTCTAGGGTTGTTAGATCCATCATGGCCATATTATTCACCAACCAAATGCACGGCTTGCTCAGACTCTCATCCAAGCTTCCTCAGTAAGGCTAGCACAAGGTACCCAGTACTGCACCCCGAGAGGAATTCGTTCCCTTACCCTAACCCACCTTTTCCTGGCTCTGAATGATAAGAAATTCCCCTGAGTCATTCCCCTAGCACCCCCCCGGCCACCAATGGAAGAGGGTATGGCTACGAATGAGGTCCGGCTGGGTTTGCAGGTAGGCACATCGGGCCTCCACCTTCGCCCAAGTGATGCCGCAGCTGGAGCTCTAGCCGGGGGCGGCGGCGGTGCTTGGTCAACTCCATACCCCCATCCTATGGGAGAAGCCTAGCGGGAGTTCTTATGACACCACGGCTGGGGCCTCTCTAGGTCTCCACTTCGCGGTGGATAGCATCCTTTCTTTGAGGGCTCTATCTCAGATTGCTGCTCGCAGCCTCCAAGAGGGATCCTCCATCTTTTTGAACCCCTTGCTAC encodes:
- a CDS encoding type I restriction endonuclease subunit R — protein: MSISSERRTVQNPLLRYATEAGWTYVPPDEALRLRSGEDKPFLHAVLVEQLQRLNPGVVTHATKAEEVVRRLQALRADIEGNREAWEYLKGLKTIFVEADRRERNLRLLDPDRPEDNRFHVTDEFVFRSGARRIRADVVFFINGIPVLVIETKAATRLEGIAEAFDQIRRYHAEAPDLLVHLQLFALTHLVQFFYGATWSLSRKMLFNWREEHGSGDFETLVKSFLAPRRVMRVLTEYILFARKDGELTKVVLRPHQMRATERVLARAHDPQKRRGLIWHTQGSGKTYTMLTIARRLLEDPRFENPTVLLIVDRNELEQQLFQNLEAIGFSRVHLALSKRHLRELLAADTRGIIVSMIHKFDDMPADLCTRHNVFVLVDEAHRSTGGDLGNYLMGALPNATFIGFTGTPIDRTAHGKGTFKTFGTDDPQGYLDKYSIRESIEDGTTVPLHYQLAPNDLIADREAMEREFWAAAELEGVADIEEINRVLDRAVTLTNMLKNPERVAKIAAFVADHFKQYVQPMGYKAFLVAPDREGCVLYKEALDRHLPSEWSAVVISAGHNDPAHLKRYHLSEDAERRLRQAFRKPGENPQIFIVTEKLLTGYDAPILYCMYLDKPMRDHVLLQAIARVNRPYESEQGQRKTTGLIVDFVGIFDNLERALAFDSQDVSGVVQGIDALKARFAQLMDEGRHTYLPIAAGEVGDKAAEALLEHFRDKDRREAFYQFFRELEEVYEILSPDPFLRPHLNDYQRLAEMYRLLRASYEPHIPVDKSFLRKTATIVQQHTHTSLVHEPSATYEIGAAMLMALLNAEQPDTVKVFNLLKELYRLVEAKGHSAPYLLSIGERAEEIRRRFEERQIESQEALRELNELIRQLRAAEEERRQRGDLAARPHAEQAFTVEWWLRLHNIAPERAKEVADTMEAAFAEFPHWMSDRRQEGELRKCLYKALFAISVSDVVAWTNAILDLLRRATDA
- a CDS encoding type I restriction-modification system subunit M, whose amino-acid sequence is MDLTTLENWLWEAACAIRGPVDAPKFKDYILPLIFLKRLSDVFEDELRSLAVEFGGIDVAQNLVEQERAHGKVTLVRFYIPENARWETVRRQTSHLGEYLTDAVRALARENPVLAGVIDIVDFNATAAGQRIVPDEYLARLINVLSRYRLGLGDVEPDILGRAYEYLLRKFAEDQGQSAGEFYTPREVGVLMARLLEPEPGMMVYDPTCGSGGLLIKCHLRLLERFGKQENGRLKLPTNIAPLHVFGQEINPATFAIARMNAVIHDIQADIRIGDTMRQPAFKGQGGGLQTFDLVVANPMWNQKFPQELYKNDPYNRFCYGAPPSSSADWGWLQHMLASLNERGRMAVVLDTGAVSRGSGNQGSNRERDIRKAFVEADLIEAVILLPENLFYNTTAPGVIIVVNRRKRYPGQILLINASQLFAKGRPKNYLTEEHIETIASIYHAWGDPAGANRDAPLHAIITREEAARNDYNLSPSRYVSISGSEEVLPLEEALVRLEEAEEERAEAERALQAVLQQLGLR
- a CDS encoding restriction endonuclease subunit S, whose amino-acid sequence is MRCTNPDTLPDGYRMTELGPLPEEWQVVRLGEVGKVITGRTPPTSQARFWNGHIPFITPVDLQGKPIRHSERSITEEGLQHAKPLPRGAVLVSCIGYIGKIGIVEAELATTNQQINAVIPFGCDNWFLAYALMHETDVLRSRARMTTVPILHKSNFENIPIPFPPLTEQRAIAHVLRTVQAAKEAGERVVEALRALKKSLMRHLFTYGPVPIDAAEHVPLRDTELGPLPAHWQVVRLGEVAEVKYGRAKPKAEGEIPVIGSGGIYGWADAPLVEFPTLVIGRKGTAGQVWLVEQACWPSDTTYYLIWKKPVDVWFVFGFVSLNPLSGEHARTTLPSLKRHDLENYLIPLPPLPEQREIARMLQAVDQRIQAEEAHVHALEALFRTLLHELMTARRRLPAEFIAKFASHGDQTLRAATPTIEERSL